A portion of the Gemmatimonadaceae bacterium genome contains these proteins:
- a CDS encoding Nramp family divalent metal transporter produces the protein MATRFAPPKRELPHPGAGWRRARITPSLAEVYRSVPVTSGPWWRKILAFAGPGYLVAVGYMDPGNWATDLAGGSQFGYTLLTVILMSNMMAILLQGLSSKLGIVTGRDLAQACRDHYPTPVAWFLWVICELAIAACDLAEVIGSAIALNLLFGIPLTLGIMLTALDVMVVLYLQNKGFRLLEALVITLVATVGICFLFEIVLSGPPLGGVLRGFIPSAQVVTNPAMLYVAVGILGATVMPHNLYLHSSIVQTRRYEETAEGKKEAVKFAFIDSTIALSFALFINAAILIVAAATFHKSGHNDVAEIQDAYKLLTPLLGAGASTMFALALLASGQNSTLTGTLAGQIVMEGFLNIRLRPWMRRLITRSIAIIPAAIVAIMYGESGTARLLILSQVILSMQLSFAVVPLVRFTSDKVKMGQFVNPVWLKALAYLVAAVIAGLNIWLLVQFFAGA, from the coding sequence GTGGCCACTCGATTTGCTCCTCCAAAGAGGGAATTACCGCATCCAGGCGCGGGATGGAGGCGGGCTCGCATAACGCCGTCACTGGCCGAGGTGTACCGGAGTGTTCCCGTGACCTCCGGGCCGTGGTGGAGGAAGATTCTGGCGTTCGCCGGGCCCGGATACCTGGTCGCGGTCGGTTACATGGACCCCGGAAACTGGGCGACCGACCTCGCCGGCGGATCCCAGTTCGGCTACACGCTGCTGACGGTGATTCTGATGTCGAACATGATGGCGATCCTTCTCCAGGGTCTGTCATCCAAGCTCGGCATCGTGACCGGCCGCGATCTCGCCCAGGCGTGCCGCGACCATTATCCGACGCCGGTCGCGTGGTTCCTGTGGGTCATCTGCGAACTCGCCATCGCCGCCTGCGATCTGGCAGAGGTGATCGGATCTGCCATCGCGCTCAACCTGCTCTTCGGGATTCCGCTTACGCTCGGAATCATGCTTACCGCGCTTGACGTGATGGTCGTTCTGTACCTGCAGAACAAGGGATTCCGTCTTCTCGAGGCGCTGGTGATCACGCTGGTGGCGACCGTCGGCATCTGCTTCCTCTTCGAGATCGTTCTCTCTGGCCCGCCGCTCGGCGGAGTGTTGCGCGGGTTCATCCCATCCGCGCAGGTGGTGACGAATCCGGCGATGCTGTACGTGGCGGTCGGCATACTCGGCGCTACGGTGATGCCGCACAACCTCTATTTGCACTCCTCCATCGTTCAGACGAGGAGATACGAGGAGACGGCGGAAGGGAAGAAGGAAGCGGTCAAGTTCGCGTTCATTGATTCGACGATTGCGCTGTCGTTCGCGTTGTTCATCAACGCCGCGATCCTGATCGTGGCGGCGGCGACCTTCCACAAGAGCGGTCACAACGACGTCGCCGAGATCCAGGACGCGTACAAGCTTCTCACGCCGCTGCTCGGCGCCGGGGCGAGTACGATGTTCGCGCTCGCGCTGCTCGCGTCGGGACAGAACTCGACGTTGACGGGAACGCTCGCCGGCCAGATAGTGATGGAGGGATTCCTCAACATCCGCCTGCGGCCGTGGATGCGGCGGCTGATCACTCGTTCGATCGCGATCATTCCGGCAGCGATCGTCGCCATCATGTACGGCGAGAGCGGGACAGCGCGGCTCCTGATCCTGAGCCAGGTGATTCTCAGCATGCAGCTTTCGTTCGCCGTCGTTCCGCTCGTGAGATTCACGTCGGACAAGGTGAAGATGGGACAGTTCGTGAATCCGGTATGGCTCAAGGCGCTGGCGTATCTGGTTGCGGCCGTAATCGCGGGGCTCAACATTTGGCTGCTCGTACAGTTCTTCGCGGGGGCCTGA
- a CDS encoding CoA pyrophosphatase — protein sequence MVDPLRSDPRIVRLEAALSSHNPVEVHDPVAWRAAVAILIRLGAESEPEVFFIQRAVYDGDPWSGQVAFPGGREEPSDTSLLETVMRETFEETQMDLRNHAYPLGVLNDLRPWTVHLPDVLVRPFVFLISEPPPPVLSPEVADSFWVPLSVLLDRSVWRDTTVTARGIEMSRFAFHHRGYVVWGMTERILSGLLAFFDDESD from the coding sequence GTGGTGGATCCGCTGCGCAGTGACCCGCGGATCGTGCGGCTCGAGGCCGCGCTATCGTCGCACAATCCTGTCGAGGTCCATGATCCCGTCGCCTGGCGTGCGGCGGTGGCGATCCTGATCCGGTTGGGGGCCGAAAGTGAGCCCGAGGTTTTTTTCATTCAGCGAGCCGTGTACGACGGCGATCCCTGGAGCGGGCAGGTTGCGTTTCCCGGCGGGCGCGAGGAACCGTCGGACACCTCGCTGCTCGAGACGGTGATGCGGGAGACGTTCGAGGAGACGCAGATGGATCTCCGCAATCACGCGTATCCCCTCGGCGTTCTGAACGATCTCAGGCCCTGGACCGTCCATCTGCCCGACGTTCTCGTAAGGCCGTTCGTGTTTCTGATCTCCGAACCGCCCCCGCCAGTGCTGAGCCCGGAAGTGGCGGATTCCTTCTGGGTTCCCCTTTCCGTTCTCCTCGACCGCTCGGTCTGGCGGGATACGACAGTCACGGCCCGAGGCATCGAGATGAGCCGGTTCGCTTTCCATCATCGGGGCTACGTCGTCTGGGGGATGACCGAGAGGATTCTCTCGGGGCTGCTGGCATTCTTCGACGACGAATCTGACTAG
- a CDS encoding acyl-CoA dehydrogenase family protein has protein sequence MTEDPRALATEKEARDVAESARETEWEHPSFARELFLGRFRPDLIYPHPPNDDAEEARAKPFMDKLKAFLDRVDSAEIDRTGEIPESLVQELRDMGAFGIKIPKEYGGLGLSQMSYIRAMELVTSKDGSLVALLSASQSIGVPQPLKLFGTEDQKKRFFPRLAKGAISAFALTEVDAGSDPANLRTTATPTEDGEHFVINGEKLWCTNGTRAELFVVMARTPDKQSRGKNVKQITAFIVDASMPGVEVVHRLRFMGLKAIENGVIRFTNVKVPRDNILWAEGKGLKLALVTLNTGRLTIPAGCAGAGKVMLRIVRKWANERVQWGQPIGKHEAVAQKIAKMAANTFAMESVAELATALYEKGGYDIRLEAALAKLYNTEAGWKIIDDTLQIRGGRGYETAESLASRGEEPIAVERAMRDYRINLIFEGSSEIMRLFIAREAVDHHFKLAFNIVNPESSMKQRLSAMAKSTPFYLTWYPTRWVGAGQLKSYGEFGKLATHMRYIERNTRHLGRSIFHAMVRYGPKLERKQAVLFRAVDIGAELFAMSASCSRAQMLAAKGQKEAIALADTFCREARLRIDEHFRNLFGPNDENLYKLAMSVLKGEHAWLEHGIAAENEMGLRETLPARGVPEVATRVPSREVMTGAG, from the coding sequence ATGACGGAAGATCCGCGGGCCCTCGCCACCGAGAAAGAAGCGCGAGACGTCGCCGAGTCGGCGCGTGAGACCGAGTGGGAGCACCCGAGTTTCGCGAGGGAGCTTTTCCTTGGACGGTTCCGCCCCGATCTGATATATCCGCACCCGCCGAACGACGACGCGGAGGAAGCCCGAGCCAAGCCGTTCATGGACAAGCTCAAGGCGTTCCTCGATCGCGTGGACTCCGCCGAGATAGACCGGACCGGCGAAATCCCCGAGTCGCTCGTGCAGGAGCTGCGCGACATGGGCGCCTTCGGCATCAAGATTCCGAAGGAGTACGGCGGCCTCGGCCTGTCGCAGATGAGCTACATCAGGGCGATGGAGCTCGTGACGTCGAAAGACGGATCACTCGTCGCGCTGCTTTCGGCGAGCCAGTCCATCGGAGTCCCGCAGCCGCTCAAGCTCTTCGGCACCGAGGATCAGAAGAAGAGATTCTTCCCGCGTCTCGCCAAGGGTGCGATCTCCGCGTTCGCCCTCACCGAGGTGGACGCCGGCTCCGATCCTGCCAACCTTCGCACTACGGCCACGCCCACCGAGGACGGAGAGCACTTCGTCATCAACGGTGAAAAGCTCTGGTGCACCAACGGCACACGCGCCGAGCTGTTCGTCGTGATGGCGAGAACGCCGGACAAGCAATCGAGGGGAAAGAACGTCAAGCAGATCACCGCGTTCATCGTGGACGCGAGCATGCCGGGCGTGGAAGTGGTGCATCGCCTTCGTTTCATGGGTCTCAAGGCGATCGAGAACGGAGTGATCCGCTTCACCAACGTGAAGGTTCCGCGCGATAACATCCTGTGGGCGGAAGGCAAGGGACTGAAGCTCGCGCTTGTCACTCTGAACACCGGGCGGCTAACGATTCCGGCGGGATGCGCCGGAGCCGGCAAGGTGATGCTTCGCATCGTGAGGAAGTGGGCGAACGAGCGTGTCCAATGGGGGCAGCCGATCGGAAAGCACGAGGCCGTGGCGCAGAAGATCGCGAAGATGGCGGCGAACACTTTCGCGATGGAGTCGGTGGCCGAGCTGGCGACAGCGCTGTATGAGAAGGGCGGGTACGACATCCGCCTCGAGGCGGCGCTCGCGAAGCTGTACAACACGGAAGCGGGCTGGAAAATCATTGACGACACTCTTCAGATCCGCGGCGGGCGTGGATACGAGACCGCCGAATCGCTGGCGAGTCGCGGCGAGGAGCCGATCGCCGTCGAGCGCGCGATGCGCGATTACCGCATCAACCTGATCTTCGAGGGATCGTCGGAGATCATGCGGCTGTTCATCGCCCGCGAAGCGGTGGACCATCACTTCAAGCTCGCGTTCAACATCGTGAACCCCGAGTCGTCCATGAAGCAGCGTCTCTCGGCAATGGCGAAGTCCACGCCGTTCTATCTGACGTGGTATCCCACGCGTTGGGTCGGCGCGGGACAGCTCAAGAGCTACGGCGAGTTCGGAAAGCTCGCGACCCACATGCGCTACATCGAGCGCAACACGCGCCACCTCGGCCGGTCCATCTTCCACGCGATGGTGCGGTACGGTCCGAAGCTCGAGCGGAAGCAGGCGGTGCTGTTCAGGGCGGTGGATATCGGGGCGGAGCTGTTCGCGATGTCGGCGTCATGCAGTCGCGCGCAGATGCTGGCGGCGAAGGGACAGAAGGAAGCGATCGCGCTGGCGGACACGTTCTGCCGCGAGGCGCGGCTCCGGATTGACGAGCACTTCCGGAATCTTTTCGGGCCCAACGACGAGAATCTCTACAAGCTCGCGATGTCGGTTCTCAAGGGAGAGCACGCGTGGCTCGAGCACGGCATCGCGGCCGAAAACGAGATGGGGCTGCGCGAAACACTTCCGGCGCGCGGAGTTCCGGAGGTGGCGACGAGGGTCCCTTCGAGGGAGGTAATGACTGGAGCTGGCTGA
- a CDS encoding FtsX-like permease family protein translates to MRLALAWASLKRHSTRTLLAILGVAVAAAMLLDMVMMSTGMRESFRELLLSRGFQLRLAPKGTLPFDTDATIENASGITSLLRHNPAIVTISPVLGGTIHIPIGGRVVTSAALGVNPAVQGDYELLSGRDPTAADALAVNDDFLRATGAKIGDTLDVATGYDPQLRTYSGSRRLVITGRVRFLYGAANQLATVMRLATLQEMGGPSRADDASLFMIKVRNDSEVESTRAWIERAIPGVSAISTATALAQVDQRLSYFRQLAIILGTVSLFVGFLLVTTLMTVSVNERIGEIAVMRALGVSRTHVVQQVVLEGIAITIAGAIGGLGLGLVTARYLNGILSSFPGLPVAIDFFLFQPRAAWTALGLLTLSGIAAGVYPSFRAASLPIATTLRQEAIA, encoded by the coding sequence ATGCGACTCGCGCTGGCGTGGGCTTCGCTCAAACGGCATTCGACGCGCACGCTGCTGGCGATTCTCGGAGTTGCGGTTGCGGCGGCGATGCTGCTGGACATGGTGATGATGTCCACCGGGATGCGCGAGTCGTTCCGCGAGCTGCTGCTGTCGCGCGGATTCCAGTTGAGACTCGCGCCCAAGGGAACGCTTCCGTTCGATACCGACGCGACCATCGAGAACGCGAGCGGGATCACGTCCCTTCTTCGTCACAATCCGGCGATCGTGACGATCAGCCCGGTGCTTGGTGGTACGATTCACATTCCGATCGGCGGCAGGGTCGTCACCAGCGCGGCGCTGGGCGTGAATCCGGCGGTGCAGGGCGATTACGAGCTGCTCTCCGGTCGCGATCCCACCGCTGCGGACGCGCTCGCGGTGAACGACGATTTCCTGAGAGCGACGGGCGCGAAGATCGGCGACACGCTCGACGTCGCGACCGGATATGACCCGCAGCTTCGGACATACTCGGGATCGCGGAGGCTGGTGATTACCGGCCGCGTTCGATTCCTGTACGGGGCGGCGAACCAGCTTGCGACGGTGATGCGCCTCGCCACGCTTCAGGAGATGGGCGGGCCGTCGCGCGCCGACGACGCATCGCTGTTCATGATCAAGGTTCGGAACGATTCGGAGGTCGAGAGCACGCGGGCGTGGATCGAGCGTGCGATTCCCGGAGTGAGCGCGATCTCTACCGCGACGGCGCTGGCGCAGGTTGACCAGCGGCTCAGCTACTTCCGCCAGCTCGCCATCATCCTTGGCACGGTCAGTCTGTTCGTCGGATTTCTCCTCGTGACGACTCTGATGACCGTGTCGGTGAACGAGAGAATCGGTGAAATCGCCGTCATGCGCGCGCTTGGCGTGTCGCGTACCCACGTCGTGCAACAGGTCGTGCTGGAAGGGATCGCCATCACGATCGCCGGCGCCATCGGCGGACTTGGTCTTGGTCTCGTAACCGCGCGTTATCTCAATGGAATTCTTTCAAGCTTCCCGGGACTCCCGGTGGCGATTGACTTCTTTCTGTTTCAGCCGCGCGCGGCGTGGACGGCGCTGGGTCTGCTGACGCTCTCCGGGATAGCGGCGGGGGTGTATCCGTCATTCCGCGCCGCGTCGCTTCCGATAGCGACGACGCTCAGGCAGGAGGCGATCGCGTGA
- a CDS encoding metal-dependent transcriptional regulator, which translates to MKGGKRAHLRLENSPSPEEALTGPVEDYLKAIYEVGRGSVSVATNDIAQRLSLTPASVSGMVRRLADQGLVSYEPYRGVTLTESGRRAALRTLRRHRVIEAYLSGALHYPWDRVDDEAERLEHAASDELVDRMAAAIGEPVVDPHGAPIPSREGQVDETEYFSLAELGAGYGARVVRVSDDDPEMLRYLGELEITPGAELVVISKAPYEGPISLRVAGSVLSIGPALASQVLVAPLTDMDAPAH; encoded by the coding sequence ATGAAAGGGGGGAAGCGCGCGCACCTGCGACTGGAGAATTCTCCCTCGCCTGAGGAGGCGCTAACCGGTCCGGTCGAGGACTATCTCAAGGCGATCTATGAGGTGGGGCGGGGGAGCGTCTCCGTCGCCACCAATGACATCGCGCAGCGGCTGAGCCTGACCCCGGCGTCGGTGAGCGGAATGGTGCGCCGTCTCGCCGATCAGGGTCTCGTTTCGTACGAGCCGTATCGCGGAGTGACACTCACCGAGTCCGGCCGCCGAGCCGCACTCAGGACGCTCCGCCGCCACCGCGTGATCGAAGCGTATCTCTCCGGCGCGCTGCACTACCCATGGGATCGCGTGGATGACGAGGCCGAACGTCTGGAGCACGCGGCGTCGGACGAGCTCGTGGACAGAATGGCAGCCGCCATAGGCGAGCCGGTCGTGGATCCGCACGGTGCGCCGATTCCGTCGCGCGAAGGGCAAGTGGACGAGACGGAGTACTTCTCGTTGGCCGAGCTTGGCGCGGGGTACGGCGCGCGCGTCGTGCGTGTGAGCGACGACGACCCTGAGATGCTTCGCTACCTTGGCGAGCTCGAGATCACGCCGGGCGCCGAGCTCGTGGTCATCTCGAAGGCGCCGTACGAGGGGCCGATTTCTCTCCGGGTGGCCGGATCGGTTCTTTCGATCGGACCAGCGCTTGCGTCGCAGGTGCTGGTCGCGCCGCTCACCGACATGGACGCCCCGGCGCACTAG
- a CDS encoding SURF1 family protein: MKPRDIVFVVLGTAFAAVFIRLGFWQLERLSERRALNSELRARAAMAPIAVRDLPADTAAAHYRRVTISGTYDFDHEIVITNRSRDGSPGVNIITPVRLPGSDSAVLVNRGWVYAPDGMTVDLSKWREPASMSGEAFVENFSTRQGEVRSARHRNAYRWLDRPTVSQAFPYPVAGYYLVLIGGGSTPVNVPPRLDVPPLDEGSHRSYALQWFSFAAISIIGMFLFVRRK; encoded by the coding sequence ATGAAGCCCCGTGATATCGTGTTCGTTGTTCTCGGTACTGCATTCGCCGCGGTTTTCATCCGGCTCGGGTTCTGGCAGCTCGAGCGGCTGTCGGAGCGGCGCGCGCTCAATTCGGAGCTGCGCGCGCGCGCGGCGATGGCGCCGATCGCCGTGCGGGACTTGCCGGCTGACACCGCGGCGGCGCACTACCGGCGCGTCACGATATCCGGCACCTACGATTTCGATCACGAGATCGTCATCACCAACCGGTCGCGCGACGGGTCGCCGGGGGTGAACATCATCACGCCGGTGCGCCTTCCGGGGAGCGACTCAGCAGTTCTCGTCAATCGCGGATGGGTGTACGCGCCGGACGGGATGACAGTGGATCTCTCGAAGTGGCGCGAGCCCGCCTCGATGTCCGGAGAAGCGTTCGTCGAGAACTTCTCGACCCGCCAGGGCGAGGTTCGCTCCGCACGCCACCGCAATGCGTACCGATGGCTGGATCGCCCTACAGTATCTCAGGCATTCCCTTATCCCGTTGCTGGTTACTATTTAGTACTAATCGGGGGCGGCAGCACCCCTGTGAACGTCCCTCCGCGGCTCGATGTTCCGCCGCTCGATGAGGGCTCGCACAGGAGCTACGCGCTGCAATGGTTTTCCTTTGCGGCCATCTCTATTATTGGCATGTTCCTCTTCGTGAGGCGTAAATGA
- the mgtE gene encoding magnesium transporter has translation MKEQRHTPLHTPPTGEHEVRGVAALLAPDILALLDDDPSSVAAETEEIHPADLADIAEALPRERVADLLAALSDGRAADVLEYLDEELRSEVLERLPTRKAAALVTEMTPDDRADVLEDLEEERADEILAKIPAPEREETERLLAYEPDTAGGLMTTEFVSVSEDTLVEDALAAVRRIARGGRREAMHAIYAVDAGGVVKGVMSLHELLAAPDGTLVRDVAWEEVVTVPPMMDREEVARLTSNYDLVVLPVVDSHHRILGVVTVDDVIDALQEEHTEDVQRFGGMEALDEPYTQIGFFSMIRKRGGWLSILLVGEMATATVMKHFELEISRALVLTLFIPLIMSSGGNSGSQATSLIIRAMALGEVKLRDWWRVALRELPSGIALGILLGLLGVIRVLVWQYFAIGGGYGDHFVRIAAVVGFALVGVVTFGSLAGSMLPFVLRRIGFDPASASAPFVATLVDVTALSIYFYVALFFLKGTLL, from the coding sequence ATGAAGGAGCAGCGGCACACTCCCCTGCATACGCCGCCGACAGGCGAACATGAAGTGAGGGGAGTGGCCGCGCTGCTGGCCCCCGATATTCTCGCTCTGCTCGACGACGATCCGTCGAGCGTTGCCGCCGAGACCGAGGAGATTCACCCAGCCGATCTCGCCGACATAGCCGAAGCGCTGCCGCGCGAGCGCGTCGCAGATCTTCTCGCAGCCCTGTCCGACGGCCGCGCCGCCGATGTGCTCGAGTACCTCGACGAGGAGTTGCGCAGCGAAGTTCTCGAGCGCCTCCCCACCCGCAAGGCCGCCGCCCTCGTCACGGAGATGACGCCGGACGATCGCGCCGATGTGCTCGAAGATCTCGAGGAAGAGCGCGCCGACGAGATTCTCGCCAAGATCCCCGCGCCCGAGCGCGAAGAGACCGAGCGGCTCCTTGCCTACGAGCCCGATACCGCCGGCGGATTGATGACGACGGAGTTCGTCTCGGTGTCGGAGGACACGCTGGTCGAGGATGCGCTCGCGGCCGTGCGACGCATCGCTCGCGGCGGCCGCCGGGAGGCGATGCACGCCATCTACGCGGTGGACGCCGGCGGAGTGGTGAAGGGCGTGATGTCGCTGCACGAACTCCTCGCGGCGCCAGACGGAACACTCGTGCGCGACGTCGCATGGGAGGAAGTCGTCACCGTGCCGCCGATGATGGACCGCGAGGAAGTCGCACGGCTCACGTCGAACTACGACCTCGTCGTGCTGCCGGTCGTGGACAGCCACCACCGCATACTCGGCGTGGTCACGGTCGACGATGTGATCGACGCGCTGCAGGAGGAGCACACTGAGGACGTGCAGCGCTTCGGCGGAATGGAAGCGCTCGACGAGCCGTACACACAGATCGGATTCTTCTCGATGATCAGGAAGCGTGGTGGCTGGCTCTCGATCCTGCTCGTGGGAGAGATGGCGACCGCTACGGTGATGAAGCACTTCGAGCTCGAGATCAGCCGCGCGCTGGTGCTGACTCTTTTCATCCCGCTCATCATGAGTTCCGGGGGCAACTCCGGCTCGCAGGCAACATCGCTTATCATCCGCGCCATGGCGCTCGGCGAGGTGAAGCTGCGCGACTGGTGGCGCGTCGCCCTGCGCGAGCTTCCATCCGGCATCGCGCTCGGCATTCTGCTCGGACTGCTCGGCGTCATTCGTGTGCTGGTGTGGCAGTACTTCGCGATCGGCGGAGGATACGGCGATCACTTCGTGCGGATCGCCGCGGTGGTGGGCTTCGCGCTCGTCGGCGTAGTGACATTCGGATCGCTCGCGGGCTCGATGCTGCCGTTCGTATTGAGACGCATCGGTTTCGATCCCGCGAGCGCATCCGCACCGTTCGTTGCCACTCTCGTGGACGTGACGGCGCTCAGCATCTACTTCTACGTCGCTCTGTTCTTCCTGAAGGGGACGCTACTGTAG
- a CDS encoding DUF72 domain-containing protein — protein MTDRKPAIHIGTQGWNYDAWVGPFFPVNTRPADFLSVYSRAFGSVEVDSTFYGVPSPATFKGWYDRTPHDFVFTLKLPQEITHEQRLRDSLGVGEVFYERARELRHKLGPILVQLSPDFDPAELPALVDFVSRVPSDLRFTIEFRHRGWINEGVIALLRDRNIGLTLVDGRWIPRKVMLGLAKRPTADFAYIRWMGPNRDLVDYSRVQVDRTREVDAWVEAIKQMPPGLSDIYGYVANTFSGHSPSTARDIQYQLGQRPVDPATLGEQLSFF, from the coding sequence GTGACGGACAGAAAGCCAGCGATTCACATCGGCACCCAGGGGTGGAACTACGACGCCTGGGTTGGTCCGTTCTTTCCCGTCAACACGCGGCCGGCCGATTTCCTCTCCGTGTACTCGCGCGCGTTCGGCTCGGTAGAAGTGGACTCGACTTTCTACGGCGTGCCCTCGCCGGCAACATTCAAGGGCTGGTACGACCGCACGCCGCACGACTTCGTCTTCACGCTCAAGCTGCCGCAGGAGATCACCCACGAACAGCGTCTCCGCGACTCGCTCGGCGTCGGTGAAGTGTTCTATGAGAGAGCGCGCGAGCTGCGACACAAGCTCGGGCCGATCCTCGTGCAGCTCAGCCCCGACTTCGATCCGGCCGAGCTTCCCGCGCTGGTGGACTTCGTGAGCAGGGTTCCGTCCGATCTGCGCTTCACGATCGAATTCCGCCACCGCGGATGGATCAACGAGGGAGTCATCGCGCTGCTGCGCGACCGTAACATCGGCCTGACCCTGGTGGACGGGCGGTGGATTCCGCGGAAGGTCATGCTTGGTCTGGCGAAGCGCCCCACGGCCGATTTCGCCTACATCCGCTGGATGGGACCCAACCGTGACCTCGTTGACTACTCCCGTGTGCAAGTGGACCGTACGCGTGAAGTGGACGCATGGGTCGAGGCGATCAAGCAGATGCCGCCGGGGCTCTCCGACATCTACGGCTACGTCGCGAATACATTCAGCGGCCATAGTCCGTCCACCGCGCGCGATATCCAGTACCAGCTCGGCCAGCGGCCCGTGGATCCCGCTACGCTTGGGGAGCAGTTGTCGTTCTTCTGA
- a CDS encoding universal stress protein, producing MYRKILVPVENSPYDDAIIDHVRELARVCGKSSVVLIHVADGWAARNISQLELRESEEMKKDREYIERLATELEDEGVDAEAVLASGDPAQEIAQAAVREGCDLIAMSTHGHKFIGDMIHGSVSNTVRHASTVPVLLVRGSSHGRSGEAK from the coding sequence ATGTATCGGAAGATTCTGGTACCGGTGGAGAACTCACCGTATGACGACGCGATCATAGATCACGTGCGCGAGCTGGCGCGTGTCTGTGGAAAGTCTTCCGTCGTGCTGATTCACGTCGCCGATGGATGGGCGGCGCGAAACATCTCCCAGCTCGAGCTGCGTGAGAGCGAGGAGATGAAGAAGGATCGGGAATACATCGAGCGGTTGGCGACGGAGCTCGAGGACGAAGGGGTCGACGCCGAGGCGGTGCTGGCGTCCGGCGATCCGGCGCAGGAGATCGCGCAGGCGGCTGTGCGCGAGGGGTGCGATCTGATCGCGATGTCCACGCATGGCCACAAGTTCATCGGCGACATGATTCATGGCAGCGTCTCGAACACCGTGCGCCACGCGTCTACCGTGCCGGTGCTTCTCGTGCGCGGAAGCTCTCACGGACGGAGCGGAGAGGCGAAATGA
- a CDS encoding FtsX-like permease family protein — MIAHFLAALLLLQQPSTRTIAIDERLAADAGISIGDRLVVSVRPGAASGDTVIVSAIVKPGADPAEIVRSEYRVRMHLDQLQKVAGYGDRVDRFAVATRGPAATERALADINAAAFGFQAHRSRDIAVETSRTFQVVSRFHKAIGVITIVASAIFLLCVMLLKVEERRRDVAALRLMGISRATVVKGIVAEAAVLALVGCALGVGVGWVSSQFINWYYQGVYRTPLYFSLITPSIVTLAIGLSLVLGIGAGLLASLRLVRTPPLTLFGR, encoded by the coding sequence GTGATCGCACACTTCCTTGCCGCGCTGTTGTTGCTGCAGCAGCCATCCACGCGCACCATCGCGATAGACGAGCGCCTCGCCGCCGACGCCGGCATCTCGATTGGCGACCGGCTCGTCGTCTCGGTGCGACCCGGCGCCGCGTCGGGAGATACCGTGATCGTCTCGGCGATCGTGAAGCCCGGCGCCGATCCGGCGGAGATCGTACGCAGCGAGTACCGCGTGCGGATGCACCTCGACCAGCTTCAGAAAGTTGCGGGATATGGCGACCGGGTGGATCGCTTCGCCGTCGCGACGCGTGGTCCCGCGGCGACCGAGCGCGCGCTCGCCGACATCAACGCGGCGGCGTTCGGATTCCAGGCGCACCGCTCGCGCGACATCGCGGTGGAAACCTCGCGGACTTTCCAGGTCGTGAGCCGCTTCCACAAGGCGATCGGCGTGATCACCATCGTCGCCAGCGCGATCTTTCTCCTCTGCGTCATGCTCCTCAAGGTGGAGGAGCGACGCCGCGACGTCGCCGCGTTGCGATTGATGGGGATCTCTCGCGCGACCGTGGTGAAGGGAATCGTCGCCGAGGCGGCGGTGCTGGCGCTCGTCGGATGTGCGCTGGGCGTGGGGGTGGGCTGGGTCTCGTCGCAGTTCATCAACTGGTACTACCAGGGCGTGTACCGGACGCCGCTGTATTTCTCGTTGATCACGCCATCCATCGTGACCCTTGCCATTGGATTGTCACTCGTGCTCGGGATCGGTGCGGGGCTGCTCGCATCGCTGCGGCTGGTGCGCACGCCACCTTTGACGCTGTTCGGGCGCTGA
- a CDS encoding ABC transporter ATP-binding protein gives MTVVEARDLARDYRFGAEHVHALRGVSFDISDGEYVAIVGPSGCGKSTLLNLLGAIDQPTRGSVRIRGHALGGMRDREATEFRLRNIGFVFQRFYLMPTLSARENVELPMAEAGLGKEERAGRARELLRYVGLGHRERHRPSELSGGEQQRVAVARALANKPAILLADEPTGELDAKTGAEIIALFERLNADGTTIIVVTHDEELAATAHRKIHMRDGSIVDG, from the coding sequence GTGACGGTCGTGGAAGCGCGCGATCTGGCGAGGGACTATCGGTTCGGCGCGGAGCACGTGCACGCGCTGCGCGGAGTGAGCTTCGACATCTCCGACGGTGAGTACGTGGCGATCGTGGGGCCATCGGGCTGCGGCAAATCAACGCTTCTCAACCTGCTTGGCGCGATTGATCAGCCGACGCGCGGGAGCGTGCGGATTCGCGGGCACGCGTTGGGGGGCATGCGCGATCGCGAAGCGACTGAATTCCGCCTACGGAACATCGGCTTCGTGTTTCAGCGGTTCTATCTGATGCCGACGCTCTCCGCGCGCGAGAACGTAGAGCTGCCGATGGCGGAAGCGGGGCTGGGGAAGGAGGAGCGCGCCGGGCGCGCGAGGGAGCTGCTGCGATACGTCGGGCTCGGGCATCGCGAGAGGCACAGACCGTCGGAGCTGTCGGGCGGAGAGCAGCAACGCGTAGCGGTCGCGCGTGCGCTCGCGAACAAGCCGGCGATCCTTCTCGCCGATGAGCCGACGGGTGAGCTCGACGCGAAGACGGGTGCCGAGATAATCGCGCTGTTCGAGCGGCTGAACGCGGATGGTACGACGATCATCGTCGTCACGCACGACGAAGAGCTGGCGGCCACGGCGCATCGGAAGATCCACATGCGCGACGGCAGCATCGTGGACGGATGA